From a region of the Saccharomyces cerevisiae S288C chromosome IX, complete sequence genome:
- the GTT1 gene encoding bifunctional glutathione transferase/peroxidase (ER associated glutathione S-transferase; capable of homodimerization; glutathione transferase for Yvc1p vacuolar cation channel; expression induced during the diauxic shift and throughout stationary phase; functional overlap with Gtt2p, Grx1p, and Grx2p) has protein sequence MSLPIIKVHWLDHSRAFRLLWLLDHLNLEYEIVPYKRDANFRAPPELKKIHPLGRSPLLEVQDRETGKKKILAESGFIFQYVLQHFDHSHVLMSEDADIADQINYYLFYVEGSLQPPLMIEFILSKVKDSGMPFPISYLARKVADKISQAYSSGEVKNQFDFVEGEISKNNGYLVDGKLSGADILMSFPLQMAFERKFAAPEDYPAISKWLKTITSEESYAASKEKARALGSNF, from the coding sequence ATGTCGTTGCCAATTATCAAAGTCCATTGGTTGGACCATTCCAGAGCGTTCAGACTTTTGTGGTTATTAGACCATTTGAACCTTGAATATGAAATTGTCCCTTATAAAAGAGATGCTAACTTCCGTGCTCCACCagaattaaagaaaattcacCCATTAGGAAGATCTCCATTGTTAGAAGTTCAAGACAGAGAAACTggtaagaagaagataCTTGCCGAGTCCGGTTTCATCTTCCAATATGTCTTGCAGCATTTTGATCATTCACACGTTTTAATGAGCGAAGATGCTGATATTGCAGACCAGATTAACTATTATCTGTTTTATGTAGAAGGTTCCTTGCAACCACCTTTAATGATTGAGTTCATTCTTTCAAAGGTGAAGGATTCTGGTATGCCCTTCCCTATTTCGTACTTGGCAAGAAAAGTGGCAGACAAGATCAGTCAGGCATACTCTAGTGGTGAAGTTAAGAACCAGTTCGACTTTGTGGAGGgtgaaatttccaaaaataaCGGCTACCTGGTTGATGGGAAGTTGAGCGGTGCCGATATCTTGATGTCTTTCCCTTTGCAGATGGCGTTTGAAAGAAAGTTTGCCGCACCAGAGGATTATCCTGCCATTTCCAAATGGTTAAAGACCATAACCTCAGAGGAGTCGTATGCTGCTTCTAAGGAAAAGGCGCGTGCTTTAGGTAGCAATTTCTAA